Within the Takifugu rubripes chromosome 8, fTakRub1.2, whole genome shotgun sequence genome, the region tgtctgtctgtctgtcgtatTTGTTCCTGTTAAGTGTTGTGCAGTTGTGAGACGAGATGATTTCATGTGTGGATCATTGAGGAGTTGTTGAAGCCCTGAGGTGAAACCAGACTCAGCAGGACGTGAGCGTCCTCGACGTGGACAGACTGAGCATCACCGAGTGTGAAGAGTTGCTTTATTGGCAGACTCAAATACCAACAGGACATTAGGAAGCTGACTCGGTGCCTCAGCCAGAGTAAATATGTCCGTCACTGTCCAACTCCTCTCCAACAGGAtgtttctgcctcctgctgctctgaaggtCCTTTCCCTCATCAtcctgcaggtggcagcagcgaCGTCAGACTCCTCAGGAGAACTTGATGTTGGCGTGAAGCAAAGAACCTGAGCAGGTAACAGCGGCGTCACggtaggaagaacaacttcagcAGCTTGGCTGATGGTTTGGCTGAAACTGTCCTGTAGCGTGTGtgaccctgctggtgtgtgttggcatcatttcctcttctgtctgtcCAGAAATTTTTGTCTCCTCTCAACAGGGATCTCATCCAGGCTGATGCCATGGTTACTGGCCCTGAGACAGGCAGGGGAggcagacaggagagagagagacaggtgagatggGAAGGCGAGTCAGACAGGGAATATGGAAAAGGAGACGGGAAGAGAGGCAAGCAGGGGAAAACGACGGGGGAGACGGACGTTCTTACCCTCCGGTGAGGTCCGGAGGAACCGGAAGTGGTTTGTCGAACCCGTCTCGACCCACCAGCCAGTACGTGTCCACGGCTCCTTTCACCTGCAGCAACAACCAGTTCAGTTTCGTGATTTCTGCATCATTAGGAGCACCTGTGACGGTACCTGGGTCTTCCTGGTCTCCATGTGGTAGCCCAGTTTGAGGCTGGTCAGGACCTTCACTGTATTCAGGCTGATGTGAATCCTGTAGGCTGGATGAGCCAAAAACATGATTACGGATCAGCTATTGAAGCTGGGCCACGACACGTTCCTGTCCAGGTCTCTTTCTAACTCACGCAGTCCAGATGCTTCCATGTGTGACGCCGTGGTGACGGTGTCTCCGAACAGGCAGTACCTGGGCATCGTGAGGCCAACCACGCCTGCGACCAGcgcccctgcacacacacggagaACGTCCATTAAACCCCGATGGTGGTCCGGTCAGGATGGCGGTGCTGCAGGGTGTCAGGAGCCACCTGAATGGAGGCCGATGCGGATCTTGACTTTGATCTCCGGCATGTGTTTGATCTTAAAGGCTGCTATTGAGTGCAGGATGTCCAGAGACATGTTGGCCACCTCAGCCGCGTGCCGGTTTCCGTTCCTGTTGGGAACACCTGAAGCCACCATGTACGCGTCTCCAATGGTTTCCACCTGCCCACAAACCATCATCAGCGCCTTGATTTCTGACCCATGACGGGTTTCACGCCAGGATACTGGTGCATGTGGGATGTTGCTACCTTGTAGACGTCATGAGTAGCAATGATGGCATCAAACATGGTGTAGAGATCGTTCAGGAGGTCGACGacctgcgcacgcacacacacacagctgaagcGTCTAATCGGCGTCGCTGATGATCGACAGCGTTTCACTGACCTCGATGGGTTCGCTGAGAGCCGAGATGGTGGTGAATCCGACAATATCACTGAAATAAAGCGTACTCTCTGCGTAATGCTCCGGCCGCACCGGCTTGCCTTTCTTCAGCGCCTGGGCCACAGACCTGCAACACAGGATCCCACAGGTTCCATCAACAGGCTGAGGGGGCAGGGGAGCCACATCAAGCCCGTTTCCAGGGTGTCCTCACTTCGGCAGGAGCTGCCCCACCAACTTGTCTGTTTTGCTTCGCTCCACCTCCAGTTCTTCCGTTCGCTCCCGGATCAGATCCTCCAGGTTAGAACTGTACTGTTCCAACATTCGCAGCATGGAGTCGATGATGTTTGCCTTCTTTCCTTTGTTGATACCCCGAAACTGCAACACAGCACACAGACGTCTGTTAGACTGGAGCTGCAGTAACCTGTgtgggccagcagggggcagcccTCAGCTCCTCTTACCTGCTTGAAAATATCATCGAAACACGGCCTCTTACTGGGTTCTTCATTCCAGCATTCATTCATCAGACTGAGACACTCGGTGGGAGCTTCATCCACAGAAACCAAAggtctgcagagaggagggggcttCTTCACACGCTCCACGATTTCTGAAGGACAGACAGGTTgtcagacaggtggacagacgggctgtcagacaggtggacagacggcTGCCTCACCACGCGCAGGCATGTCCATCATGGCGTACGGCAGCGTTCGTGTGATCACTTCCTGAATGATGATGGAGAAACTGAAAACATCGCCGGCAAACGAACCTCCTTCGACTGGATTTCTCAAGAGTTCTGGAGCCACCCACAATAGTTCTGACAGACAGgtgcagtcagacagacaggttcACATGGTGGAATACACACGACAGCATTGACTTTTGGGTGTCCGTTACCTTGCTCATCTTCAGGAAGCTGAAGGTTCTGAGAGTGAAGGATCATGTGAAGTCCATAGTCGGTGACTTTCAGAACAAAACGGCCGTCGACTAAACAGTTTGTGGACTTCAGACGTCCGTGGCACAGACCTCGTAGATGGAGATACTTCATCCCCTGAAACAGAGACGTCACATAATGCGCAGCGAGAGCCGAGGAAACCACCAATGGACCTCCTCTGACCTTGATGAGGTCCATCAGCAGGGACGACTTAAACATCCAGTCCAGCCTCATGTCGCCGTCGGCCAGCAGGTCGGCCAGACTGCCCCGAGGACAGTGTTCCACCACCAGAGCGAAGATCCCGGAGTCCAAAAACAGACCCAGGTACAGGTTCAGGTTCTCGTGTCGCATCTCTCGGAGCTGGACGGCACAGGCAGCGAAACGGGGCGTCATTTATGATTGACAGCTGCTAGAAACTGGACAAACGCCCAACAAGTGTCCTGATCCTAAATGGATGTTTTGGAGCGCGCGGAGGTGAAGGTAACCACTGGTTTGTGACGTCTGAGGGCATCTTTTTAGCTGCGTTCGGTGAAGAGACATACCTGACTGAACAGATTCTTGGTGTTCTGATTGACAGACGGTACCATCTTTCCAACGGGAAACTTCTTCAGCCAAACCCAGTCGCCCTGGAGACGGCACATCCAATCAGAGAACAGAGTCAGGCAAGCATTAGCCACCACGTGTAAAAGCGGACTGGCACAGGTGCAGGTGTACCTCCAGGATCCCGACATTGGAGCTCTCAGGTGATGTCAGGATGTAACTCCGGGCAGCTGAGCGTACTGGAGTCTTAATCTCCAGGAGACTCCTCATGATCGACTCGTCGTTCAGTTTCTTGagacagaacagcagagaggaacGTGGAGTGGCGTCGGTACCGTGACAGCCGTGACTGACCGCTGACACTCACCTTCTTGCTGACTTGAGTATCGATGAAGACGATGTTGTCCAACGTCAGGACGAGTTTGGCGATGCTTTGGGCCCTTCTGTACTTCCTGGAGACACAGGGAGTCATCAGGCTTTaccataactaaccctaaccctaaccctaaccctaactaagaACTATGAGAGGTCACGTGCGAGAACCTCACCTAAACCAGTAGAGAAGAGCTCCAACCAGCAGGCACAGcaacaggaagatgaagaacagGGTGGTGGCGTCCAAGCCTGCAGATGAGCAACACTAGTGACAACTGTCCTGTCCCAATAAGCGTCCCGTCGAGGAACCTTTCATCTAAAGTTCATAGTGGACAAATGTCCCACCCTCCAGGCAGGTCTGTGAACGCACCTCCACTGCAGGCCTCCTCTGGATTGAACCAGCAGAAGTTGTCTTTAGAAGGTCTTCCTCCAGGGAAAATGAAGGAGCGACTGAGCGGCCTCAGGCCTCCGAGCTGCCCGCCGCTGTGTGTGGGAGCGAGCGAGTGTGTCGGCACCAGACGGTCGCCGTCACTATTCAACACCACATACTTGGCCTGGAGGCCTCggccctccttccctccatacAACAGCTGATGAAATGGACGATCACAACCAGCTCATCCATCAGTCGCATCACATCAGGGGTCCAAAACTATTAGTCATTGCCACATTCTCTTGATCTAATCTGTTTATTGAGAAGTGATCAGCCGTTTCTGACCTGGTTGAAACCCTGGAATTCAAAGCCTCCATCTGAGTGGATGACCTGGTCGCCCGTGACCCAGCGCCCGCCCCCCGCCTGACGCCGCTCTTCTACCGACTTGGCAATAAAATAGACCATGTTAAAGATGGTCCCGAAGACCGGAGACACCTGCAGGGAGAATGGATCACAAACCACTGTGTTACATTCATACATTTACTGATTGATTGTGGGAAAAGGGTTGAAACAGGTCGGCTAAGATTGTGGCGAGCAGAGACTCATCTCAGCTACGCAGACAGGCgcagaaaataaaatcttcCTTGGTCACCGGATGAAAGGATTCAGTGGAAGTGTACCAGACTCAAGTTGTCCTTCAgatgttgttattgttttccACTGAGTAGAAGAAGCATGCAGGAAGAGGCAGGTCGGGATTCGGAGCGAGCTGTTCCTGTTGGACTGAACGAGCAAATCTCCCTCAAGCAAAATCTACACTGGC harbors:
- the LOC101072371 gene encoding retinal guanylyl cyclase 1-like isoform X1, with protein sequence MRWLLRSCLWLLHMALVWSATFKIALIGPWSCDPMFSRAMPTAAANLALSRIQSASTLSRGYHYSVKLLDEDCSVSKALADLGDMEGYGHVYIGPFNPMLCRAAALFAEHWEAGLASPGCLDANWPNLPPITPPTRVLFAVLRYFGWAHVAVISAPSDLWESTGQELASGLRALGLPIGPVVAMESSGKGGAREALKRIQGADKVKVVIMCMSSLLIGGEDQGELLLEALEMGMVSKGYVFIPYDALLYAMPYQDTVFPQLTNSTQLRHAYTSVLTVTMASDQSFYETLRELQINREIRSPVAVTQVSPVFGTIFNMVYFIAKSVEERRQAGGGRWVTGDQVIHSDGGFEFQGFNQLLYGGKEGRGLQAKYVVLNSDGDRLVPTHSLAPTHSGGQLGGLRPLSRSFIFPGGRPSKDNFCWFNPEEACSGGLDATTLFFIFLLLCLLVGALLYWFRKYRRAQSIAKLVLTLDNIVFIDTQVSKKKLNDESIMRSLLEIKTPVRSAARSYILTSPESSNVGILEGDWVWLKKFPVGKMVPSVNQNTKNLFSQLREMRHENLNLYLGLFLDSGIFALVVEHCPRGSLADLLADGDMRLDWMFKSSLLMDLIKVRGGPLVVSSALAAHYVTSLFQGMKYLHLRGLCHGRLKSTNCLVDGRFVLKVTDYGLHMILHSQNLQLPEDEQELLWVAPELLRNPVEGGSFAGDVFSFSIIIQEVITRTLPYAMMDMPAREIVERVKKPPPLCRPLVSVDEAPTECLSLMNECWNEEPSKRPCFDDIFKQFRGINKGKKANIIDSMLRMLEQYSSNLEDLIRERTEELEVERSKTDKLVGQLLPKSVAQALKKGKPVRPEHYAESTLYFSDIVGFTTISALSEPIEVVDLLNDLYTMFDAIIATHDVYKVETIGDAYMVASGVPNRNGNRHAAEVANMSLDILHSIAAFKIKHMPEIKVKIRIGLHSGALVAGVVGLTMPRYCLFGDTVTTASHMEASGLPYRIHISLNTVKVLTSLKLGYHMETRKTQVKGAVDTYWLVGRDGFDKPLPVPPDLTGGASNHGISLDEIPVERRQKFLDRQKRK
- the LOC101072371 gene encoding retinal guanylyl cyclase 1-like isoform X2; amino-acid sequence: MRWLLRSCLWLLHMALVWSATFKIALIGPWSCDPMFSRAMPTAAANLALSRIQSASTLSRGYHYSVKLLDEDCSVSKALADLGDMEGYGHVYIGPFNPMLCRAAALFAEHWEAGLASPGCLDANWPNLPPITPPTRVLFAVLRYFGWAHVAVISAPSDLWESTGQELASGLRALGLPIGPVVAMESSGKGGAREALKRIQGADKVKVVIMCMSSLLIGGEDQGELLLEALEMGMVSKGYVFIPYDALLYAMPYQDTVFPQLTNSTQLRHAYTSVLTVTMASDQSFYETLRELQINREIRSPVAVTQVSPVFGTIFNMVYFIAKSVEERRQAGGGRWVTGDQVIHSDGGFEFQGFNQLLYGGKEGRGLQAKYVVLNSDGDRLVPTHSLAPTHSGGQLGGLRPLSRSFIFPGGRPSKDNFCWFNPEEACSGGLDATTLFFIFLLLCLLVGALLYWFRKYRRAQSIAKLVLTLDNIVFIDTQVSKKKLNDESIMRSLLEIKTPVRSAARSYILTSPESSNVGILEGDWVWLKKFPVGKMVPSVNQNTKNLFSQLREMRHENLNLYLGLFLDSGIFALVVEHCPRGSLADLLADGDMRLDWMFKSSLLMDLIKGMKYLHLRGLCHGRLKSTNCLVDGRFVLKVTDYGLHMILHSQNLQLPEDEQELLWVAPELLRNPVEGGSFAGDVFSFSIIIQEVITRTLPYAMMDMPAREIVERVKKPPPLCRPLVSVDEAPTECLSLMNECWNEEPSKRPCFDDIFKQFRGINKGKKANIIDSMLRMLEQYSSNLEDLIRERTEELEVERSKTDKLVGQLLPKSVAQALKKGKPVRPEHYAESTLYFSDIVGFTTISALSEPIEVVDLLNDLYTMFDAIIATHDVYKVETIGDAYMVASGVPNRNGNRHAAEVANMSLDILHSIAAFKIKHMPEIKVKIRIGLHSGALVAGVVGLTMPRYCLFGDTVTTASHMEASGLPYRIHISLNTVKVLTSLKLGYHMETRKTQVKGAVDTYWLVGRDGFDKPLPVPPDLTGGASNHGISLDEIPVERRQKFLDRQKRK